DNA from Sulfurimonas xiamenensis:
GAAGATCAAAATATGTTGCACAAATTACTTTTGCTGCCTGATATGTAACACGATATTGTTTTTGCTCATTGCTTAAAATCTGCAGCTTTTTCTTGCCAAACATAACTTTATCTTTTACTTGATGAAAGTGCTCGATAGTTACTTGAAAATCATGTTGTCTAATTGCAAGAAGAGATGCTTCATTGACAAGAGCCGCCAAAGATGCACCATTAAATCCAACTGTCATATTTGCTACTGAATTTACATCCAATTCATGCGGAACCTTCTCTAAATATTTTGATAGTATAGATGCTCTCTCTCTATTTGTCGGAAGCTCAACAAAGACTCTTCTATCAAATCTCCCCGCACGAAGCAGTGCCGAATCAAGCACATCTATCTTGTTTGTAGCAGCTATTACAATAACACCGCTTGAGTTCTCAAAGCCGTCCATCTCTGTTAAAAGCTGATTGAGTGTCGCCTCTCTCTCATCATTTCTCTGCCCATCTCTTTTTTTACCTACAGCATCTATCTCATCAATAAATATAATAGCAGGAGAGTTGTTTTTAGCAGCAGTGAAAAGTTCATGAACTCTTTTTGCGCCCATTCCTACATAGATTTGAACAAAAGAAGCACCACTTTGATAGTAAAACGGCACTCCCGCAGCATTTGCAACAGCTTTTGCTATCATAGTTTTTCCAACACCCGGAGGACCTACTAAAAGCACACCTCTAGGCATTCTTGCTCCAAAACTCTTATATCGTTTTGGTTTTTTCATAAAATCTATAATCTCTTCAAGTTCTATTTTGACATCACTTATTCCGCCGATATCACTAAATGTAACATCACTTTTTATAGACTCTACAGGCTGTGAGTGCTCTGGAAGAGAGCTAAATCTGCCATTTTTTATGTTCTGTGTATTAATGAGTTTGTTTTTTTGCAGCCATTTAAAAAGAAGTGTACCTAATCCTAAAAAAAGAACTAAAACAAGAAGATAAAAGTATATATTTGAAGAGCTTTTAACTTTTACTTTATAGTCTATAAACATTTCCGGACTAACTTGCGAAGATGCGATTTTATATACCTCTTTGTCTGTTTTAAGATATACAAAATCTTGTGAAGCAACAACACTTTTCACACTGTGGTCTTTTAAAATTTTTGTTGCTTCTTTAAGAGTAATCGACTCTGCATTGTCTCTTAAAATTGCAAATAAAACGAGAATAATTACCAAAAAAGCTGATACATACAGTGCTATTCTGTTTGACTTAGACTCTACCATAATTAAACTCCTCTTTTACCTCATAATCTTGCAAATTGATCCAGTTCCCTACTAAATCTTCACTGGATTCAATCATTATTTTATTAAAATGCTGATCATACCCTATAAAAAATCCATTTTTTTCATTCTCAACAAGAATATTCAGTTCACCGCCAAAAGCTTTTCTAAACTCAAAATTTTTCGCTTTTACAATACTTTCGAGTTCATGGAGTCTCTCTTTTGCGATTTTTGAACTTACTTCAGGCTTCATAATTGCAGAGGGCGTATTATCGCGCTTAGAATATGTAAATGCATGTAAATGTGTCAGAGGCAGCTCTTTTACATTTCTCATCGCCTCATCCCAAAGCTCTTTACTCTCTCCGGGATGACCCGTGATAAAGTCAGTCCCTATTGCATAACCTTTGTCTGCTAAAAATTCAAAAAGTTCTCTATCTTGTTTATAAACATTTCTTCTGTTCATAAATTTCAGCATTTGAGGAGATGTATGCTGAAGTGCGATATGAAGATGTTTCTCTAACCAAGGCTCACCCAAAATCTCTTTAAATTCATCGGTTATCTGAATCGGCTCAACACTTCCAAGCCGTATTCGTCTAACTCCTCTGATTTGGGATATTTTTTTCATTAGTGCGGCTATAGAAGTACCTGTTCTTTGCCCATAACTTCCAACATTTGTACCGGTTAAAATAAACTCTCCAAAACCGTTACGAGCAAGCCTTGATATCTGCTCTAAAACCTTCTCCTCATTCATGCTTCTAGCGTCCCCGCGGACATATGGTATGATGCAGTAAGAGCAGCGGAAATTGCACCCCTCCTGGATTTTTATAAACGCTCTGCTTTTTCCGACAAAATTATCAACTACACTCTCGTCAATATGGTTAAGATCGCCAGGCTCGTAAAAAGGCTCCTCTTTACTTAACATTGCATCTATTTTTTCTTTTTCACTCTGTCCAAAAACACCTGCAACTCTTCCCTGTTCTAAAAGCTTTTCACCTTTTGTATGCGCACCGCATCCGGTTAGAAAAATTTTAGCTCCACCATTTTTTTCTATATGCGAAATATATGAGCGAACATGCGTATCAGCTCCATTTGTAACTGTACATGAATTTACTACAACAATATCCGCTTCACTCTCATTTTCAGTTATTTCATAGTTTTGCATAGAACTCATCATAACTTGAGAATCGTAAAGATTTGTTCGACATCCGAAGGTTTTAAAATAGACTTTTTTCATAATTTCTTCTTTGTAAAATTAACATCTGAGAGAAAAACCGATAGTTTTATCATACTGTTTTCTCATCAATTTTAAATGGCGGAGTTTTTTTAGCCGGTTTCTCCAAATGCAACATTTGAGTCGGATATGCAATAGTAATATCATCTTCGGCATTAAAAGCATCTACTATTTCGCTCGAGATGACACTTCTTAGAGTAAGCGTTGCATATGCATTTGTCAAATACCAAGCATCAATTGTTATGCCATTTGGTTCAATAAATGAAAATATTCTCGGCTCAACATTGGTGTTTTTCAAACTATACTGGTTTCTAAGTTTATTTAACTGTTTTCTTGTAATATCAGTATACCCTTTGGAAAACTTTTTAGTTATCTCTTTTGCCAAATGTATAGCTTTTTTATGGTTTGAGTCAAATGTTATTGTAATTTTAACACCATCCCATACAGTTTTTAATGTACTATGCGTATAGTTTGCTATCATTCTTGTAAAAACATAATTATTTGGTATAAAAATTATTCTCCCTGCTCTTCTGTTGTCAATAACTGTTGTTAGAGTAACATCTTCTAAAATAGTCATACGAAGAAGAGATATATCCATAACATCGCCAACATATTTCATTCCATCCATATCTACACGGATTCTATCCCCTACATGTATACTTCCGCCAAAAACTATTACAAGCCAGCCGAGTATACTCATAAACCAATCTTTCATTGCAATCGCAATACCAGCAGATGCAAATCCTAAAATTGTGACTAAATAACTGACATTTTCTATATAATTAAAAAAAAGAATTAATATAATAAGCGTAAAATTACCAAAAGTGATAATCTTGTTTGCCATATAAAATCTTTCATTGTCTGTTATATATTTTTTAACAAAAAGCTTAAGTAAAAAGAAAAAAATCAGTACTACCAAAATAATTACACCGATTTTAGCAAGTTTAAATACTTGTGATTCAACATCTTTGTTTATACTTGCTTCAACTATATCGAGTCTCTTTTGGTAAACATCTGCCGTTACATTCATTGTATCAAGAGCCGATTCAAATCTCTCTAGCTGCTTACTTTTAAATTCTGCTGATTCTTTGTAGTTGTTCTCTTCGTCTATGGCCACTATCTGAGTGTATATTCTATACTCTGATCTTAACAATGAGATCAGCTCTTTTAACTCCTTTTTTCTTAAAACATAATCATTAAAATCTTTATCAAGAGTTTTAATACGAGAGATTCCTGCAAATATATCAAAAGGATTATTTATAGATGGAATCTCTTCTATATTTGGCGGAGTTAAAAGATCTGAAAAAGGATAACTGTCTTTTTTTTTCAACTTCTCTATTTGTGATGTTAAAATTTTTTCTCTTGAAATCAATGCGCTTAATTCATCTATCTCGCTTAAACTCTTTTTTCTTTTCTTTTGAAGAGCTTCAATTCTCTCTTTTATCTTCTCTAAACTCTCTCTGACATCCAAAGATGTAAGATAAGAAGCATAACTTTTTATCCAAACACTATCTTTTTTTGATATTTTTTTCTCTATCTCTTTTAGTTCTAAAATATAATTTGCAATTTTTTCTTTTCTTAAATCTTCTTCAGCAAGTTTTATTTTATCCATCTCAAACTTAGTGACATTGATATCATTTTTAATGCTATCAGAAAATAATATGGATGATGCAAGTAAAAAATAAAAAAATATTTTTTTCATCAATTTTTTCCAAATTTATTTAAAACACACATAATTGTTCCGTTATCTATTTTGTCTGTTATAACAAAATCACCAATACCAAGAGGAAGAACAAAAGTTATAGCAGAATCTGAACTTTTTTTATCCAAAAAGAAAGTTTCATAAAATTTTCTAACATCTTCAATTACATAAGATACAGGCAGATTGTATTTTTCTAAAAGAGATTTAACTCGCAATGCCTCTTTTTCACTCATAAGATTCATTTTTACAGCCATCTCATTTGCCATTACCATACCGATTGCAACTGCTTCACCGTGTAAAAATTTTTTATATTGTGTTTCATTCTCTATCACATGTCCAAATGTATGACCATAGTTAAGAGCAGCTCTAATACCTTTTTCCTTTTCATCCTCTGCCACAACAGAAGCCTTAGTTTGCACCGCCTGCTTAATAACCTCTTGTAAAACTTTGGGATTATTTAAATCAGCACTCTCTAAAAATGTAAAAAACTCTTTGTTAAAAGTTACTGCCATTTTTACTATCTCTGCAACTCCGGCACTAAACTCTCTTTGTGGAAGAGTAGTTAAAAAATAGGGATCAATATAAACAGCTTTAGGCTGATGAAATGCGCCGACAAGATTTTTTCCATACTTGTTATTCATCCCTGTTTTTCCGCCTACACTTGCATCAACTTGAGAAAGAAGCGTAGTAGGTATTTGAATAAAATCAATCCCCCTTTGAAATATACTTGCAGCATATCCTGTCATATCGCCGATAACACCTCCGCCAAATGCTATCAACATTGATTTACGATTAAAACGATTTTCAAAAAGAGATTCCAGTATTGCATCTATGCTTACCTGATTTTTATACTCTTCACCATCTTGTAATGTTATAACATGTAACTCTTTTGCACTGATTTTTGACAAAAGATAATCTAAATGCAGTTTAGAAACTGTTTGATTGGTAACTACTGCTACTTTTGTGTCAAAGTTCATCTTTGGGAGTGTGTCAATTGTAATATCATAAGAGTTATCAACAACTTTTTTTAAAGGAATGTGTACTTGCATTATCGGTCCAAAATTTAATTAAGTAAATATATAATACTTAAAAAATGATAAAAAATCACTGATTTTAAATTTGCACCGGTATAAATATTTGATGATGATCATCCAATTTGTGATAAAGTCTTTCACTGTCGGTAGATAAAATTGAGTAAATTTTTCTAAGTGTTAATTTTTTCGTAAATGGTATAATTTGAACAAAGTCATCTTTTTGTTTTAGTTTTTTTATCGGATTTGCATTCTCTTTAATCACTTTAATATTTTTTGAAAAAATTGTAGAAAGATTATAATAGTGCTCAATTACCTGCTCTTTTGTCTCTTGATGCTCATTTATATAGTTATAAAGTTCTATATTAATACTCATCTGTTCAGAAATATCAAATATCGTTGATGAAATTTTCTCCAAATCACGATTATCACCCAAAATAATAGAAGCATCTTTTATGGAAAAGAACTCTTTGTCTGCTATTTTAAGGACAGGAACATGCGCTTCATATAAGATTGTTCGCATCTCATAATCATCAAACATCTCATTTGGAACAATAACCAAACCTGCATGATAAGTTTTTATATCATCAAAAAAAAGTTTTTTTAAATCTTGACTATCGTAATTTATATCGATAATAACATTTTCACTTCTATACTCTTTAATTTTCCAAAGAACATCAATGTCATTAGGATTAACTACTCTTATCACTAAAGTATGCCCAAACTTTTTATGTGCAAACACTGCCCTCTCAATAAAGTTTTTCACTTTATCAAGATGTAATAAATTCATATCAAGATAGATATAAAGATTTGAGCCAAAAGGTTCAGGGAACTGACCAAGTTCTCTTTTAATTGCCTTATGAACAGATTTTAATACGGCAGGTTCTCCTACTAAAAGCAGAAGATCATTTGGTTGAATCATTCTGCGTCGATTTGGCATAATAAGTTTTCTGTTTCTATATATTGCAACTATACGCCAATCTTTTTGTTCAATTACACCTATATGTTTATAGATAAAAGAGCTTCCAAAAGGAACTAAAACTTCCATTATCTCACCTTCGCCTAGTCCTACATTTTGTGCTATTACAGGAACATTTGGCAAATAATCAATTAATCTTGAAGACAAAATTTCATTCGAGTTGATTAAAACAACATTTGAATCTTTGTTTTTTAAATCCCATTTGTTTAAAACTATAATACGAAGATGTTTTTTTATAGTTCTTATATTTTTTATCGTATGTTCTACATCGGCTTGATTATCCATAACTACAATAGCTTGGGCAAACTCCATTTTAAGTATATTTGCAAGTTTATAAAGACTAGTCGGATCAAACTCATAAAATTTAAAGCGAGATGCATTTACATTTTTATACTCTTTGGCCTTCGTCTCGATAACATAATATATATTTTCACTCGTGTATGTATCCATAACCCTGTTTACAAAATGTTTAGCAGTTTCACCGTCGCTTATAATCAATATCTTTTTCATATCTCATCTTTTATATTTTTTTCTTGATACTCTTTTTTTCTAGTTAATTTAACACCCATTTCAGCATGATGCGTATATGGAAATTGATCAAAAAGAGCTAAATCATCAACTCTGTGTGTTTTGCATAAAATTTCCAAATCTCTTACTAAAGTTTCCGGATTACAAGATATATAAAGTATAGTCTCATATCGAGAGACAAACTCACATGTGGCATTATCCATTCCGCTTCTTGGCGGATCAACAAATATCGTATTGATGTTATATGAATTTATATCTATATCTTTCATTCTATTAAACTCTCGCACTCCATCAAGAGCCTGAGTAAACTCTTCAACGCCCATTCTCACAAACTCAATATTTTTTACACTGTTTAAATCCATATTTGCTTTTGCCGCATTAATAGAAGATTTTGATATCTCTGTAGCCAAAACTTTTCTAAAATTTTTAGCAAAAGGTATAGTAAAATTTCCCGCACCGCAGTATAGCTCAAGCAAGTCTGTATCTTTATGAGACAAATTTTTTAAAGCCCATGCAATCATCTCTTCATTTACTTTGGAGTTTGGCTGCGTAAAACTATTTTCTATATATTTAAATCGAAATTCTTCTCCGTTAATATTTAGAATTTCTGTAACATAATCCTCTCCTATTGTAACCTTTTGCTTTCTGCTTCGCCCTATAATATAGATACCGAGTTCAGAGGCGATTTTAGAGGCAGTCTCTTTCCATGCAAGATCTAATTTTCGGTGATAAAGCAGTGAGACAACAGTCTCACCGTTGTTTGAACTTAAAAAATCAGCACCAAATAACTTAAAATCTATATTGTTCTCTTTTATGGCTTTTAGAAGCTTTGGCATAAGATCAAATATAGGCTGAGTGACTTGCGGACACTCATCTATCAAAACTATGCTTTTTTTATCTATATGATTCATTGCATAATGAATTTGATCTTCAATATGCCAAATTTTAAACTCACTTCTTGAACGATAGTTTTTCTGCGGTGATTTAAAAATAGATATACTGCCGCTGTAAAAAAGTTTGAATCTCTCTTTATTTACTTCTACTTTTAAAGCCAACTGATGTTCATATCCACCCTCATAGACTCTACATGCACCACACTCTCCAAAATATTTACAATTCACATTATCCACTTTATTATTTATTTTATTGAAGCTATAAAATTATCAAATTATTAAATCTATTATAATACCACAAAAAATATTTACCTCTATACTAAGAATATAGTTTGCAAATTTAATTTCAATTATAAGAGCTAAAAGGTATAATTTTATGAATTAAGCAAAAGAGTAAAAATGAATATAAATAGAGTAAGTATAGTAATTTTAGCTGCCGGAAAAGGCAGTCGTATGAAATCTAACAAAGCCAAAGTTTTACATACAATCTGCGGAAAAGAGATGCTTTATCATATCATAAAAGCATCGCGTGAAATCAGTGATGACATCACAGTTGTGGTATCACACCAAAAAGAGACTGTCATAGATAAAATGAGCTCCTGTTTTCATGATATCAATTTTGTTATTCAAGACAGCGATAATTTTCCCGGAACCGGCGGAGCCATGAAGAATGTGCATATTAAAAATGAGAAAGTGCTTGTTTTAAACGGAGATATGCCGCTTATCACAAAAGAGTCTTTAGAGGGGTTTTTAAAGAGCAGTTCTGATATCATTATGTCCATTTTCAATATGCAAAATCCCGACGGATATGGCCGCGTTATTATAGAAAACGGACAGGTCAAAAAGATAGTAGAACAAAAGGACGCTTCAGAAACAGAACTTCATGTAACAACGGTAAATGCCGGAGTTTATGCATTTTCCAAAGAGATGTTAGATAAATATATCCCCCTTCTTACAAATGATAATGCGCAAGGCGAATACTATCTCACAGATGTTATCTCCATGGCAAGAGCAGATGCCCACAAAATAACTCCTCTGTTGGTTGATGAGGAGCACTTTAAGGGTGTAAATTCCAAAAAAGATTTATCAGAAGCTGAAGTAATTATGCAAGAGAGAATTAAAACAAAATGGATGAACTCAGGCATAACTATGCAGCTTCCATCAACTATTTATGTCGAAGAGGGAGTAATATTTGAGGGCGAGTGCATTGTCGAAAACGGATGCCGTATTACAGGGTCGTCTAAAATAATCAACTCTCACATAAAAGCACACAGCATTATAGAAGAGAGCATTGTAAAAGATTCGGATGTCGGACCGCTGGCACATCTGCGCCCTGCTTCAAACATAGAAGATACCCACATCGGAAACTTTGTAGAAGTTAAGAAAAGCACGCTCAAGGGTGTTAAAGCCGGGCATTTAAGCTACCTCGGAGATGCAACCATTGATGAAGGCACAAACATCGGTGCTGGAGTTATCACATGTAACTACGACGGAATCAACAAGTATAAAACAACTATTGGCAAAAATGTGTTTGTCGGAAGCGACAGCCAGCTTATCGCACCCATTACACTGCAAGACAATGTTATGGTTGCAGCAGGCACAACCGTTAGAAGCGGAACAATTCAAAGCGGAGAGCTTGCCGTAAACAATGTAAAATTAAGAAAAATAAAAAATTTTTACTATAAATTTTTCAAAAAATAGCAGTTCTTCTTAGAGCTGCAATATAAAAAGATTTTTATTAATATATCAATATATCTTGATATATTAATAGTATTTAGCTATTATTCTCTTTTATAAAAAATTTAATACTTTAAGCGAGAAAAGATGTTTGAGTGGCTCGAAAATTTTAGTTACATTATAGTCTTTAATATTTTAAACTTAGAAAAACATAGTCCCATCAGTGAAGCTTTAAGCTTTTTTATCTATGACACTCTTAAAATTTTTATACTTTTAATCTCAATTATTTACATCGTAACACTTCTTAGAAGTTATTTTCCCATAGAAAAAGCAAGAGCTTATATAAGCGGTAAAAATAAGATAACAGGGCATGTTTTAGCAGCAATATTTGGCGTAATCACCCCTTTTTGTTCATGCAGTGCAATACCTCTGTTTTTAGGATTTTTACAAGCTAGAATTCCTCTTGGCGTAACATTTAGTTATCTTATTTCAGCACCTCTTAGCGATGCAGTCGTTATTGCTATGCTTCTATCTCTCTTTGGATGGAAAATCGCACTGCTCTACATTGGCATTGGTTTGTTTGTAGCTATTATTGCGGGAATAATTATCGGTTCAATG
Protein-coding regions in this window:
- the aroB gene encoding 3-dehydroquinate synthase; this encodes MQVHIPLKKVVDNSYDITIDTLPKMNFDTKVAVVTNQTVSKLHLDYLLSKISAKELHVITLQDGEEYKNQVSIDAILESLFENRFNRKSMLIAFGGGVIGDMTGYAASIFQRGIDFIQIPTTLLSQVDASVGGKTGMNNKYGKNLVGAFHQPKAVYIDPYFLTTLPQREFSAGVAEIVKMAVTFNKEFFTFLESADLNNPKVLQEVIKQAVQTKASVVAEDEKEKGIRAALNYGHTFGHVIENETQYKKFLHGEAVAIGMVMANEMAVKMNLMSEKEALRVKSLLEKYNLPVSYVIEDVRKFYETFFLDKKSSDSAITFVLPLGIGDFVITDKIDNGTIMCVLNKFGKN
- a CDS encoding AAA family ATPase, producing the protein MVESKSNRIALYVSAFLVIILVLFAILRDNAESITLKEATKILKDHSVKSVVASQDFVYLKTDKEVYKIASSQVSPEMFIDYKVKVKSSSNIYFYLLVLVLFLGLGTLLFKWLQKNKLINTQNIKNGRFSSLPEHSQPVESIKSDVTFSDIGGISDVKIELEEIIDFMKKPKRYKSFGARMPRGVLLVGPPGVGKTMIAKAVANAAGVPFYYQSGASFVQIYVGMGAKRVHELFTAAKNNSPAIIFIDEIDAVGKKRDGQRNDEREATLNQLLTEMDGFENSSGVIVIAATNKIDVLDSALLRAGRFDRRVFVELPTNRERASILSKYLEKVPHELDVNSVANMTVGFNGASLAALVNEASLLAIRQHDFQVTIEHFHQVKDKVMFGKKKLQILSNEQKQYRVTYQAAKVICATYFDLPFEKLLLSNEKLTPATDEPLIKHELESRVKMLLAGIVACNIKYNEHTSSAKGDLDEAKEIVEKMIQDYGMGSSLIVQESEKEILMKKLYDETRSLLESLQSVMKYVEGVLNERESITKVDVKKKIDEVL
- the mtaB gene encoding tRNA (N(6)-L-threonylcarbamoyladenosine(37)-C(2))-methylthiotransferase MtaB → MKKVYFKTFGCRTNLYDSQVMMSSMQNYEITENESEADIVVVNSCTVTNGADTHVRSYISHIEKNGGAKIFLTGCGAHTKGEKLLEQGRVAGVFGQSEKEKIDAMLSKEEPFYEPGDLNHIDESVVDNFVGKSRAFIKIQEGCNFRCSYCIIPYVRGDARSMNEEKVLEQISRLARNGFGEFILTGTNVGSYGQRTGTSIAALMKKISQIRGVRRIRLGSVEPIQITDEFKEILGEPWLEKHLHIALQHTSPQMLKFMNRRNVYKQDRELFEFLADKGYAIGTDFITGHPGESKELWDEAMRNVKELPLTHLHAFTYSKRDNTPSAIMKPEVSSKIAKERLHELESIVKAKNFEFRKAFGGELNILVENEKNGFFIGYDQHFNKIMIESSEDLVGNWINLQDYEVKEEFNYGRV
- the glmU gene encoding bifunctional UDP-N-acetylglucosamine diphosphorylase/glucosamine-1-phosphate N-acetyltransferase GlmU; this encodes MNINRVSIVILAAGKGSRMKSNKAKVLHTICGKEMLYHIIKASREISDDITVVVSHQKETVIDKMSSCFHDINFVIQDSDNFPGTGGAMKNVHIKNEKVLVLNGDMPLITKESLEGFLKSSSDIIMSIFNMQNPDGYGRVIIENGQVKKIVEQKDASETELHVTTVNAGVYAFSKEMLDKYIPLLTNDNAQGEYYLTDVISMARADAHKITPLLVDEEHFKGVNSKKDLSEAEVIMQERIKTKWMNSGITMQLPSTIYVEEGVIFEGECIVENGCRITGSSKIINSHIKAHSIIEESIVKDSDVGPLAHLRPASNIEDTHIGNFVEVKKSTLKGVKAGHLSYLGDATIDEGTNIGAGVITCNYDGINKYKTTIGKNVFVGSDSQLIAPITLQDNVMVAAGTTVRSGTIQSGELAVNNVKLRKIKNFYYKFFKK
- the trmA gene encoding tRNA (uridine(54)-C5)-methyltransferase TrmA, producing the protein MNCKYFGECGACRVYEGGYEHQLALKVEVNKERFKLFYSGSISIFKSPQKNYRSRSEFKIWHIEDQIHYAMNHIDKKSIVLIDECPQVTQPIFDLMPKLLKAIKENNIDFKLFGADFLSSNNGETVVSLLYHRKLDLAWKETASKIASELGIYIIGRSRKQKVTIGEDYVTEILNINGEEFRFKYIENSFTQPNSKVNEEMIAWALKNLSHKDTDLLELYCGAGNFTIPFAKNFRKVLATEISKSSINAAKANMDLNSVKNIEFVRMGVEEFTQALDGVREFNRMKDIDINSYNINTIFVDPPRSGMDNATCEFVSRYETILYISCNPETLVRDLEILCKTHRVDDLALFDQFPYTHHAEMGVKLTRKKEYQEKNIKDEI
- a CDS encoding mechanosensitive ion channel domain-containing protein is translated as MKKIFFYFLLASSILFSDSIKNDINVTKFEMDKIKLAEEDLRKEKIANYILELKEIEKKISKKDSVWIKSYASYLTSLDVRESLEKIKERIEALQKKRKKSLSEIDELSALISREKILTSQIEKLKKKDSYPFSDLLTPPNIEEIPSINNPFDIFAGISRIKTLDKDFNDYVLRKKELKELISLLRSEYRIYTQIVAIDEENNYKESAEFKSKQLERFESALDTMNVTADVYQKRLDIVEASINKDVESQVFKLAKIGVIILVVLIFFFLLKLFVKKYITDNERFYMANKIITFGNFTLIILILFFNYIENVSYLVTILGFASAGIAIAMKDWFMSILGWLVIVFGGSIHVGDRIRVDMDGMKYVGDVMDISLLRMTILEDVTLTTVIDNRRAGRIIFIPNNYVFTRMIANYTHSTLKTVWDGVKITITFDSNHKKAIHLAKEITKKFSKGYTDITRKQLNKLRNQYSLKNTNVEPRIFSFIEPNGITIDAWYLTNAYATLTLRSVISSEIVDAFNAEDDITIAYPTQMLHLEKPAKKTPPFKIDEKTV
- a CDS encoding COG3400 family protein codes for the protein MKKILIISDGETAKHFVNRVMDTYTSENIYYVIETKAKEYKNVNASRFKFYEFDPTSLYKLANILKMEFAQAIVVMDNQADVEHTIKNIRTIKKHLRIIVLNKWDLKNKDSNVVLINSNEILSSRLIDYLPNVPVIAQNVGLGEGEIMEVLVPFGSSFIYKHIGVIEQKDWRIVAIYRNRKLIMPNRRRMIQPNDLLLLVGEPAVLKSVHKAIKRELGQFPEPFGSNLYIYLDMNLLHLDKVKNFIERAVFAHKKFGHTLVIRVVNPNDIDVLWKIKEYRSENVIIDINYDSQDLKKLFFDDIKTYHAGLVIVPNEMFDDYEMRTILYEAHVPVLKIADKEFFSIKDASIILGDNRDLEKISSTIFDISEQMSINIELYNYINEHQETKEQVIEHYYNLSTIFSKNIKVIKENANPIKKLKQKDDFVQIIPFTKKLTLRKIYSILSTDSERLYHKLDDHHQIFIPVQI